Proteins encoded by one window of Blautia luti:
- a CDS encoding RNA polymerase sigma factor yields MIQLVKRSISGDADAFLELMEKNSLAMYKVARGILDNDEDAADAMQDTILTCFEKIHTLKNPEYFKTWMIRILINECNKIHRHYKNFSRAEELPEVPGQDMSIEEFEFKEMLGMLDESYRIILVLYYVEGFRIADIASILNMNENTVKTRLVRARVQLKQEYTSAEDNIQKKRLQQKKKKNREFTGITEELAENQNGNMRTESVIAGSITVSARKG; encoded by the coding sequence TTGATACAGTTGGTAAAGCGCTCCATCTCAGGAGATGCGGATGCATTTCTGGAACTGATGGAAAAGAATTCTCTGGCAATGTACAAGGTGGCGAGGGGAATCCTTGATAATGATGAGGATGCCGCAGATGCCATGCAGGATACCATACTTACCTGCTTTGAAAAAATACATACACTGAAGAATCCGGAATATTTCAAAACCTGGATGATCAGGATCCTGATCAATGAATGCAATAAAATCCACAGACACTACAAAAACTTCAGCAGAGCCGAAGAACTTCCGGAAGTCCCCGGACAGGATATGTCCATTGAGGAATTTGAGTTCAAGGAAATGCTTGGAATGTTGGACGAATCCTACAGGATCATACTGGTTCTGTATTATGTAGAGGGATTTCGGATTGCAGACATTGCTTCTATATTAAATATGAATGAAAACACAGTAAAAACCAGACTGGTCAGAGCCCGGGTGCAGCTAAAGCAGGAATATACTTCAGCAGAAGATAATATTCAGAAGAAAAGACTGCAGCAGAAGAAAAAGAAAAACAGAGAATTCACAGGTATAACAGAAGAGCTTGCGGAAAACCAGAATGGAAATATGAGAACAGAATCGGTAATAGCAGGAAGCATAACGGTAAGTGCAAGAAAGGGATGA
- a CDS encoding AraC family transcriptional regulator yields the protein MKRTENSYEIIDVSDITNVRFYTSIDQGSYIPPHWHRAVEIIYMQEGSLDITVESRSFTIHPGDCTLINANVLHSTKCTNPNKAIVLQIPLDFMEKYIPNVQQLLFILDHTSTDPVRSTKTAMLCTVLEQMQIIDEIRPDGFIMRFNSLIFELLFQLYHNFSVKVFQSDLSQKKKDLDRLNVVLKYIADHYQRPISLAEISEIAYLQTGYFCRFFKKRMGVTFLEYQNEYRLSFIYRDLISTTDPVHVILERHGFTNYKLFRQMFQEHFGDTPTQIRRNYQKSEVSTSAM from the coding sequence ATGAAAAGAACAGAAAATTCTTATGAGATCATAGATGTGTCGGATATTACCAATGTGCGTTTTTATACTTCTATTGACCAGGGCAGTTATATTCCGCCTCACTGGCACCGGGCTGTGGAGATCATTTATATGCAGGAAGGTTCCCTGGATATCACTGTTGAATCCCGAAGTTTCACCATCCATCCCGGCGACTGTACGCTGATCAACGCTAATGTCCTGCATTCTACGAAATGTACCAATCCCAATAAGGCGATCGTTCTGCAGATCCCTCTTGATTTTATGGAAAAATATATCCCCAATGTTCAGCAGCTGCTTTTTATACTGGATCATACCAGCACAGATCCTGTCCGCAGTACGAAAACAGCCATGCTCTGTACTGTTCTGGAACAGATGCAGATCATTGATGAGATCCGGCCGGATGGTTTTATCATGCGTTTCAACAGTCTGATCTTCGAGCTGCTTTTTCAGCTGTATCATAACTTCAGTGTGAAAGTTTTTCAAAGTGATCTCAGCCAGAAGAAGAAGGATCTGGACAGGTTGAATGTGGTTCTCAAATATATCGCGGATCATTACCAGCGTCCAATATCTCTGGCAGAAATTTCAGAGATTGCTTATCTGCAGACAGGATATTTCTGCCGTTTTTTCAAAAAAAGGATGGGGGTTACTTTTCTGGAATATCAGAATGAATACAGGCTTTCTTTTATTTATCGTGATCTCATCTCTACCACAGATCCCGTTCATGTGATCCTGGAGAGACATGGATTTACCAATTATAAACTGTTTCGGCAGATGTTTCAGGAACATTTCGGGGACACTCCTACGCAGATCCGCAGAAATTATCAAAAGTCAGAAGTTTCGACTTCAGCAATGTAG
- a CDS encoding DUF4179 domain-containing protein yields the protein MAKKLDFDKEKNNRNDNAIEEIMQAEFPLPKQAEDAKNTAFARIREMAAASGNAENTENMVRRLSEKSTEKSTGSSGKKSTEKSTGSSGKKSTGTVKSHKKFKTVYKTALGLTAAAAVFSAVCITNPAFAENIPLVGNVFKQLGNSLGFYGDYSKYAKQLTDSTEDARSADADGSQEGSNNSQNVQAEDQNTTENDNSDKTKDNESYSKTVDGTTVTLSEIYCNELAMYLSMTIHTEDKFPDTFIRFDGKPDIKLSENSTVKYDYMDGKSNLFNAYLDGKMLDDNTYAGVLRIPVEDMTVDDARWTKFYEVRNAFFKEKGIDVDSEDFSFDKLAQALGMDEYSDEKLPQVGGPAISDYVKDIKVPDRFTMELDLKDIVGALPENQDTTPDIPQDLRDEYNQKM from the coding sequence ATGGCGAAGAAATTGGATTTTGATAAAGAAAAGAATAACAGAAATGACAATGCGATAGAGGAAATCATGCAGGCAGAGTTTCCATTGCCAAAGCAGGCAGAAGACGCGAAGAATACAGCATTTGCCAGAATCAGAGAAATGGCAGCAGCTTCTGGAAATGCGGAAAACACAGAGAATATGGTGCGAAGATTATCGGAGAAATCAACAGAAAAATCAACAGGAAGTTCTGGAAAGAAATCAACAGAAAAATCAACAGGAAGTTCTGGAAAGAAATCAACAGGAACAGTAAAATCGCATAAGAAATTCAAAACAGTGTACAAAACAGCTTTGGGACTGACCGCAGCGGCAGCTGTGTTTTCCGCAGTGTGTATCACAAATCCTGCATTTGCAGAGAATATTCCTCTGGTTGGAAATGTATTTAAGCAGCTCGGCAATTCCCTGGGATTTTATGGTGATTATTCAAAATATGCAAAGCAGCTGACAGATTCCACAGAAGATGCACGGTCTGCAGATGCTGATGGAAGTCAGGAGGGAAGCAATAATTCTCAAAATGTTCAGGCTGAGGATCAGAATACAACAGAAAATGATAATTCAGATAAAACGAAAGACAATGAATCCTACAGCAAAACGGTAGATGGAACAACTGTCACACTCTCAGAGATATACTGTAATGAACTGGCAATGTATCTGTCTATGACAATTCATACAGAAGATAAATTCCCGGATACCTTCATTAGATTTGATGGAAAACCCGATATTAAGCTCAGTGAGAATTCTACAGTGAAATATGATTACATGGATGGAAAAAGTAATCTGTTCAATGCTTATCTGGATGGAAAAATGCTGGATGATAACACCTATGCAGGAGTTTTGCGTATTCCTGTAGAAGATATGACAGTGGATGATGCAAGATGGACAAAATTTTATGAGGTGCGTAACGCATTTTTCAAAGAAAAAGGGATTGATGTAGATTCTGAGGACTTTAGTTTTGATAAGCTAGCCCAGGCACTGGGAATGGATGAATACAGTGATGAGAAGCTTCCTCAGGTGGGAGGTCCGGCAATCAGTGATTATGTCAAAGACATCAAAGTACCTGACCGGTTTACCATGGAGCTGGATCTGAAAGATATTGTGGGCGCTCTTCCGGAGAATCAGGATACCACCCCGGATATCCCTCAGGATCTGCGGGATGAATATAATCAGAAAATGTAA
- a CDS encoding NAD(P)-dependent malic enzyme, with protein sequence MDYAKESLKMHYDLKGKIEVVSRAKVDSKDALSLAYTPGVAQPCLEIQKDVNKSYDLTRRWNTVAVVTDGTAVLGLGDIGPEAGMPVMEGKCVLFKEFGGVDAIPLCVRSKDVDEIVKTVSLLAGSFGGINLEDISAPRCFEIEKKLKECCDIPIFHDDQHGTAVITLAGVINALKLVGKKLDEVKIVTSGAGAAGIAIIKLLMSMGLKNVIMTDRKGAIYEGREGLNPIKEEMAKITNFNKEKGTLAEVIKGADIFIGVSAPGTLTQDMVRTMAKDPIIFACANPTPEIFPDEAKAAGAAVVSTGRSDYPNQVNNVLCFPGLFRGVLDARASDVNDEMKVAAAYAIAGLVSDEELSAEYILPAAFDPRVKDAVAKAVAEAAIKSGVARI encoded by the coding sequence ATGGACTACGCAAAAGAATCTTTAAAAATGCATTATGACTTAAAAGGTAAAATTGAGGTTGTATCAAGAGCCAAAGTAGATTCCAAAGATGCTTTAAGCCTTGCTTACACACCGGGTGTTGCTCAGCCTTGTCTGGAGATCCAGAAGGATGTAAACAAGAGTTATGATCTGACAAGACGTTGGAATACAGTTGCTGTTGTAACAGACGGAACTGCGGTACTTGGACTGGGAGATATCGGACCGGAAGCAGGTATGCCTGTTATGGAAGGCAAATGTGTACTCTTTAAAGAATTCGGCGGTGTAGATGCGATTCCGCTCTGCGTCCGCAGTAAAGATGTTGATGAGATCGTTAAGACAGTAAGTCTTCTGGCCGGATCCTTTGGAGGAATCAACCTTGAGGATATTTCCGCACCGAGATGTTTTGAAATCGAAAAGAAACTGAAAGAATGCTGTGATATTCCGATCTTCCACGATGACCAGCACGGAACAGCAGTTATCACACTTGCAGGTGTTATCAATGCGCTGAAACTGGTTGGCAAGAAGCTTGATGAAGTGAAGATCGTTACTTCCGGAGCAGGTGCTGCAGGTATCGCTATTATCAAACTGTTAATGTCCATGGGACTTAAAAACGTAATCATGACAGACAGAAAGGGTGCAATCTACGAAGGCAGAGAAGGATTAAACCCGATTAAAGAAGAGATGGCTAAGATTACAAACTTCAACAAAGAGAAAGGTACTCTTGCAGAAGTGATCAAAGGCGCAGACATCTTCATCGGTGTATCCGCACCTGGAACACTGACACAGGATATGGTTCGCACAATGGCAAAAGATCCGATCATCTTTGCATGCGCAAACCCAACACCTGAAATTTTCCCAGACGAAGCAAAAGCAGCAGGCGCAGCAGTTGTTTCCACAGGACGTTCCGATTATCCAAACCAGGTAAACAATGTACTCTGTTTCCCGGGACTCTTCCGTGGTGTACTGGACGCAAGAGCATCGGATGTTAACGATGAAATGAAAGTTGCAGCAGCATACGCCATCGCAGGTCTGGTAAGTGACGAAGAATTAAGTGCAGAATACATTCTTCCGGCTGCATTTGACCCACGTGTAAAAGATGCTGTAGCTAAAGCAGTAGCAGAAGCAGCCATAAAATCAGGTGTAGCAAGAATCTGA
- a CDS encoding HD domain-containing protein, whose translation MTVAEVVKKMVEYSEGDLHDINHFMKVYAYAKTIAEGENLSPEQQKLVEVTAVVHDIACPLCRVKYGNANGKHQEEESAALIKEFFADSDMPKEFVDRVSYIVSHHHTITGIDGIDYQIMIEADYLVNADESNFSGNNVRNMLEKVFKTETGKFLLQSMYQKRLNAKEEK comes from the coding sequence ATGACAGTAGCGGAAGTTGTAAAGAAAATGGTAGAGTATTCCGAGGGAGATCTTCATGATATCAATCATTTCATGAAAGTATATGCATATGCAAAAACAATCGCGGAAGGCGAAAATCTGTCACCGGAGCAGCAGAAGCTGGTGGAGGTGACTGCGGTTGTCCACGACATTGCCTGCCCTCTCTGCAGAGTAAAATACGGAAATGCCAACGGTAAACATCAGGAGGAAGAAAGTGCGGCACTGATAAAGGAATTTTTCGCAGATTCAGATATGCCGAAAGAATTTGTAGATCGTGTTTCTTATATTGTAAGCCATCATCATACAATAACTGGAATCGACGGTATTGATTATCAGATTATGATAGAAGCAGATTATCTGGTAAATGCAGATGAGAGTAATTTCTCCGGAAACAATGTGAGAAACATGCTGGAAAAAGTATTCAAAACAGAGACAGGAAAATTCCTGCTCCAGTCTATGTATCAGAAGAGATTGAATGCTAAGGAAGAGAAATAA